In one Neobacillus sp. WH10 genomic region, the following are encoded:
- a CDS encoding ParB/RepB/Spo0J family partition protein, with translation MAKGLGKGLNAFFSDVSKEETVQEIKLKELRPNPYQPRKTFQQETIDELKASILEHGILQPLVVRKSIKGYEIVVGERRFRAAREAKFEVVPAVVRELSEQQMMELAVLENLQREDLNPIEEGQAYQTLMEKLKLTQEEVANRLGKSRPHVANHIRLLSLPPQIQEHISTGKISMGHGRALLGLRQKAKLSILVGKVVNEGLNVRQLEKLIQQLNENVSRETKKPEKKKDLFLQEREHSLRERFGTTVHIKQNKNKGKIEIEFFSQDDLERILEILGQDENI, from the coding sequence ATGGCTAAAGGTTTAGGAAAAGGATTGAATGCTTTTTTTAGTGATGTCAGTAAAGAAGAGACAGTTCAAGAGATTAAGCTGAAAGAACTGCGCCCAAACCCTTATCAGCCGCGTAAAACCTTCCAACAAGAGACAATCGATGAATTAAAAGCTTCAATCTTAGAGCATGGAATTCTACAACCGCTTGTTGTTCGGAAAAGTATTAAAGGCTATGAAATTGTTGTTGGTGAACGCCGCTTCCGTGCTGCCAGGGAAGCAAAGTTTGAAGTTGTGCCGGCAGTTGTCCGCGAGCTTTCTGAACAGCAAATGATGGAATTGGCCGTGTTGGAAAACTTACAAAGGGAAGATTTAAACCCAATTGAAGAGGGACAAGCCTATCAAACGTTAATGGAGAAGTTAAAGCTGACACAGGAAGAGGTTGCGAATCGTTTAGGCAAAAGCCGTCCGCATGTAGCAAACCACATTCGGCTGCTTTCTCTCCCTCCCCAAATTCAAGAGCATATTTCAACGGGGAAAATCTCTATGGGCCATGGACGGGCATTATTAGGTCTTAGACAAAAAGCAAAACTGTCCATTTTAGTTGGAAAAGTTGTAAATGAGGGGCTAAATGTCCGCCAGTTAGAAAAGCTGATTCAACAATTAAATGAAAATGTTTCACGTGAAACAAAAAAGCCCGAGAAGAAAAAAGATTTATTTTTACAGGAACGGGAGCACTCCCTTCGTGAACGCTTCGGTACAACTGTCCATATTAAACAAAACAAAAACAAGGGGAAAATTGAAATTGAATTTTTCTCACAAGATGATCTTGAACGAATCCTAGAAATACTTGGACAAGATGAAAATATTTAA
- a CDS encoding AAA family ATPase codes for MGKILSIANQKGGVGKTTTSVNLGACLAYIGKRVLLVDIDPQGNATSGVGIEKAEVEQCIYDVLVDDVEAKDVIKSTSVENLYVIPATIQLAGAEIELVPTISREVRLKRALDEVRDQFDYIIIDCPPSLGLLTLNALTASDAVLIPVQCEYYALEGLSQLLNTVRLVQKHLNQDLKIEGVLLTMLDARTNLGIQVIEEVKKYFQDKVYQTIIPRNVRLSEAPSHGEPIITYDSKSRGAEVYLDLAKEVVSNG; via the coding sequence GTGGGGAAAATCCTTTCAATCGCAAACCAAAAAGGTGGAGTCGGCAAAACGACAACCTCTGTCAACCTAGGAGCCTGCTTAGCATACATAGGAAAACGGGTCTTATTAGTAGATATTGACCCACAGGGAAATGCAACAAGCGGGGTTGGAATTGAAAAGGCAGAAGTTGAACAATGTATATATGACGTATTAGTAGACGATGTCGAAGCAAAGGATGTCATTAAATCGACATCTGTTGAAAATTTGTACGTGATTCCTGCAACTATTCAGTTAGCAGGGGCCGAAATTGAGCTGGTTCCTACTATTTCAAGAGAAGTCCGCTTAAAACGTGCTCTGGATGAAGTCAGAGATCAGTTTGATTATATCATTATTGATTGTCCGCCATCCTTAGGACTATTAACGCTAAATGCCTTAACAGCATCTGATGCGGTGTTAATTCCTGTCCAATGTGAGTATTATGCATTGGAGGGCTTAAGTCAATTGTTAAATACTGTTAGGCTTGTGCAAAAGCATCTAAATCAGGATTTAAAAATTGAAGGTGTTTTATTAACCATGCTTGATGCAAGAACAAATCTTGGTATTCAAGTCATTGAAGAAGTGAAAAAATACTTTCAAGATAAAGTTTATCAAACCATTATTCCAAGAAATGTGCGTCTAAGTGAGGCTCCAAGCCATGGGGAACCAATCATTACTTACGATTCGAAATCCCGGGGAGCTGAAGTGTATTTAGATTTAGCAAAGGAAGTGGTCTCGAATGGCTAA
- the noc gene encoding nucleoid occlusion protein, whose amino-acid sequence MKSSFTRFFGLGDKGEQEVELEKDQDIERNEEIKKIPIKQIIPNRFQPRTVFDEEKIEELSRTIHIHGIIQPIVVREFAVDKYEIIAGERRWRAMKKLGWTEAPAIVKNLSDTETASVALIENLQREELSPIEEAFAYGKLLELHNLTQEALAQRLGKGQSTVANKLRLLKLPEPVQDALLNKIITERHARALIPLKDPEKQVALLAEVIEKNWNVKQTEERVVRLLEQKKEKPKPKRKAFSKDMRIAVNTIRQSLTMVSDSGINLDAEEEEFDEFYQFTIRIPKKK is encoded by the coding sequence ATGAAGAGTTCGTTTACACGCTTTTTTGGCCTCGGCGATAAGGGTGAACAAGAGGTTGAGCTTGAGAAAGATCAGGATATCGAACGAAACGAAGAAATAAAAAAGATACCGATTAAGCAAATTATACCGAACCGTTTTCAGCCGCGGACGGTCTTTGATGAAGAAAAAATCGAAGAATTATCACGAACCATTCATATACATGGTATCATCCAGCCGATTGTCGTTAGGGAGTTTGCTGTCGATAAGTATGAAATTATTGCCGGGGAGCGCCGCTGGCGTGCAATGAAAAAACTTGGCTGGACAGAAGCACCTGCAATTGTTAAAAATTTGTCAGATACGGAAACAGCTTCGGTTGCCCTCATTGAAAATTTACAGCGTGAGGAATTGTCTCCAATCGAAGAGGCATTTGCCTACGGGAAACTGCTTGAGCTGCATAACTTGACACAAGAGGCATTAGCACAGCGCCTTGGGAAAGGGCAGTCAACCGTTGCGAACAAGCTGCGTCTTCTTAAATTACCGGAGCCTGTTCAGGATGCGTTATTAAATAAAATCATTACTGAGCGCCATGCACGGGCCTTGATTCCTTTAAAGGATCCGGAAAAACAAGTGGCACTATTAGCAGAAGTAATCGAAAAGAATTGGAATGTCAAGCAGACAGAAGAACGGGTCGTCCGGCTGCTTGAACAAAAAAAGGAAAAGCCAAAGCCGAAACGAAAGGCTTTTAGTAAAGATATGAGAATTGCCGTGAATACAATTCGTCAATCATTAACAATGGTATCCGACAGTGGAATTAATCTAGATGCAGAAGAAGAAGAATTTGACGAATTTTATCAATTTACGATTCGGATTCCAAAGAAAAAATAA
- the rsmG gene encoding 16S rRNA (guanine(527)-N(7))-methyltransferase RsmG yields the protein MIIEQFEAKLREKGISLSKKQLDQFETYFTTLVEWNEKMNLTAITEKADVYLKHFYDSITASFYFDFTKPFHLCDVGAGAGFPSIPLKIVYPHIQVTIVDSLNKRISFLNHLANVLKLENVQFVHDRAETFGVNPAYRESFDVVTARAVARMSVLSEFCIPLAKVGGHFIAMKAMHAKDELEMGQKAITTLGGKLEKVFTFTLPMEDSERNIIIIKKERPTPKKYPRKPGTPGKAPIE from the coding sequence ATGATCATCGAACAATTTGAGGCAAAACTAAGAGAAAAGGGAATTTCTCTTTCTAAAAAGCAGCTTGACCAGTTTGAAACGTATTTTACGACATTGGTCGAGTGGAATGAAAAAATGAATTTAACGGCAATCACCGAAAAAGCTGACGTATATTTAAAGCATTTTTACGACTCTATTACAGCTTCATTCTATTTTGACTTTACAAAGCCTTTTCATCTTTGTGATGTTGGCGCAGGTGCGGGATTTCCGAGCATTCCATTGAAAATTGTCTATCCTCATATTCAAGTGACAATAGTTGATTCATTAAACAAACGGATCTCATTTTTAAATCATCTTGCTAATGTATTAAAATTGGAAAATGTTCAATTTGTACATGATCGTGCTGAAACCTTTGGCGTGAATCCCGCATATCGGGAAAGCTTTGATGTCGTAACAGCAAGAGCGGTGGCAAGAATGTCTGTTTTAAGTGAGTTTTGTATACCGCTTGCAAAAGTTGGGGGACATTTTATTGCCATGAAAGCAATGCATGCGAAGGATGAATTGGAAATGGGTCAAAAGGCCATCACTACACTTGGAGGCAAGCTTGAAAAGGTGTTCACCTTTACATTACCAATGGAAGATAGTGAACGAAATATTATTATCATAAAAAAAGAGCGTCCTACGCCAAAGAAATACCCTCGAAAACCAGGGACACCAGGAAAAGCACCAATTGAATAA
- the mnmG gene encoding tRNA uridine-5-carboxymethylaminomethyl(34) synthesis enzyme MnmG translates to MQYEAGNYDVIVVGAGHAGCEAGLAAARLGAKTLVITINLDMVAFMPCNPSVGGPAKGIVVREIDALGGEMAKNIDKTYIQMRMLNTGKGPAVRALRAQADKFAYQHEMKKTLEEEENLTLIQGMVEQLIVEDGIVKGVITKTGAVYQSKAVIITTGTFLRGEIILGELKYSSGPNNQQPSIKLSEHLEELGFELVRFKTGTPPRVNSNTIDYSKTEIQPGDEVPRAFSYETTKYITNQLPCWLTYTNDRTHQLIDANLHRSPMYSGMIKGTGPRYCPSIEDKVVRFNDKPRHQIFLEPEGRNTKEVYIQGLSTSLPEDVQQQIIKSVAGLENAQMMRAGYAIEYDAIVPTQLWPTLETKVVKNLYTAGQINGTSGYEEAAGQGLMAGINAGLNALDREQLVLSRSDAYIGVLIDDLITKGTNEPYRLLTSRAEYRLLLRHDNADLRLTDIGHEIGLIRNDRYEAFLVKKAAIEAEKERLQSIILKPSAEVQELIRSIGGSELKDGIRASDLLKRPEMTYELLESLTKSELPLDDEIKDQVEIQIKYEGYIEKSLQQVERLKKMENKKIPDNIDYDAINGLATEAKQKLKKIKPLSIAQASRISGVNPADISILLVYLEQGKIARVSNE, encoded by the coding sequence ATGCAATACGAAGCAGGAAATTATGATGTCATTGTTGTTGGCGCTGGTCATGCAGGCTGCGAAGCGGGACTTGCAGCAGCAAGACTTGGTGCGAAAACATTAGTGATCACAATAAACTTAGATATGGTTGCCTTTATGCCATGTAACCCATCCGTTGGCGGACCGGCAAAAGGAATTGTCGTTCGCGAAATCGATGCCCTCGGCGGTGAAATGGCTAAGAACATTGATAAAACATATATCCAAATGAGGATGCTAAATACCGGTAAAGGACCGGCTGTCCGTGCTTTAAGGGCACAGGCTGATAAATTTGCCTATCAGCATGAAATGAAAAAGACATTAGAAGAAGAAGAAAATCTAACCTTAATTCAAGGCATGGTCGAGCAATTGATTGTCGAAGATGGGATAGTTAAAGGTGTTATCACCAAAACAGGTGCTGTTTATCAATCGAAAGCGGTCATTATCACGACAGGCACATTCCTGCGCGGTGAAATTATCCTAGGTGAATTGAAATATTCCAGCGGACCGAATAATCAACAGCCATCGATTAAGCTGTCAGAACATTTAGAAGAACTGGGTTTCGAGCTGGTGCGGTTTAAAACAGGAACGCCGCCAAGGGTCAATAGCAACACCATTGATTATAGCAAAACGGAGATTCAACCTGGTGATGAAGTTCCAAGAGCATTTTCTTATGAAACAACGAAATATATTACTAACCAGCTGCCATGCTGGCTAACGTATACAAATGACAGAACCCATCAGTTAATTGATGCCAACCTGCATCGGTCACCAATGTACTCTGGCATGATTAAGGGAACAGGTCCAAGGTATTGTCCATCCATAGAAGATAAAGTTGTCCGTTTTAATGACAAGCCGCGCCATCAAATTTTCCTTGAACCGGAAGGAAGAAATACGAAGGAAGTCTATATACAAGGGCTGTCAACAAGCTTGCCAGAAGATGTACAGCAGCAAATAATCAAATCGGTTGCGGGACTTGAAAATGCGCAAATGATGAGGGCTGGTTATGCAATTGAATATGATGCCATTGTGCCGACACAGCTATGGCCTACATTAGAAACAAAGGTTGTCAAAAACCTATATACAGCTGGCCAAATTAATGGTACATCCGGTTATGAAGAAGCCGCCGGTCAAGGGTTAATGGCTGGGATTAATGCCGGGTTAAATGCTTTAGACCGCGAGCAATTAGTATTAAGCCGCTCAGATGCTTATATTGGCGTTTTAATTGATGATTTAATTACAAAAGGAACGAATGAGCCCTATCGTTTGTTAACTTCAAGGGCTGAATATCGTTTACTTTTGCGTCATGATAATGCTGATTTACGGTTAACGGATATTGGTCATGAAATTGGACTCATTCGTAATGACCGATATGAAGCATTTTTAGTTAAAAAGGCTGCAATTGAAGCGGAAAAGGAAAGATTACAATCTATCATCCTTAAACCTTCTGCGGAGGTGCAAGAATTAATTCGCAGTATTGGCGGCAGTGAGCTGAAAGATGGAATCCGTGCTTCGGATCTATTAAAAAGACCGGAAATGACTTACGAACTGCTTGAAAGTCTGACCAAGAGTGAGCTTCCTTTAGACGATGAAATAAAAGACCAAGTAGAAATTCAAATTAAATACGAGGGGTATATTGAAAAATCACTCCAGCAAGTAGAGCGGTTAAAGAAAATGGAGAATAAGAAAATCCCTGACAATATTGATTATGATGCTATTAACGGCCTAGCTACGGAAGCGAAACAAAAGCTAAAGAAGATTAAACCGTTATCAATTGCCCAAGCATCACGGATTTCCGGAGTCAATCCAGCTGATATTTCCATCCTTCTTGTGTACCTTGAGCAGGGCAAAATCGCAAGAGTTTCGAATGAATAA
- the mnmE gene encoding tRNA uridine-5-carboxymethylaminomethyl(34) synthesis GTPase MnmE produces the protein MEFDTIAAISTPMGEGAIAIVRLSGDDAIQIADKLFKSIGGKRLTEVASHTIHYGHLLDSKSDEVVEEVMVSVMKAPKTFTKEDVVEINCHGGIVSVNRVLQHVLKNGARLAEPGEFTKRAFLNGRIDLSQAEAVMDLIRAKTDRAMNVALGQMEGRLSKLIRKLRQEILEVLAHVEVNIDYPEYDDVEEMTHKMLLEKAQFVQEEIKKLLQTSEQGKILREGLSTVIVGRPNVGKSSLLNSLVHENKAIVTDIPGTTRDVIEEYVNVRGVPLRLLDTAGIRETEDIVERIGVERSRQVLKEADLILLVLNYSDQLTVEDENLFEVVKGMDVIVIVNKTDLPQQINMERVNELAKEHKLVTTSLLEDLGVDELEESIASLFFAGSIDSGDMTYVSNSRHIALLNQSLHTIEEAIQGVEMGTPIDIVQIDLTRTWEMLGEIIGDSVHESLIDQLFSQFCLGK, from the coding sequence ATGGAATTTGATACAATTGCGGCCATCTCGACACCGATGGGAGAGGGAGCTATTGCAATTGTTCGTTTGAGTGGTGATGATGCCATTCAAATAGCAGACAAGCTCTTTAAGAGTATCGGTGGAAAAAGACTTACTGAAGTGGCCAGCCATACGATTCACTACGGGCATCTTCTTGATTCAAAAAGTGATGAAGTGGTAGAAGAGGTAATGGTTTCGGTCATGAAAGCGCCAAAAACCTTTACAAAAGAGGATGTAGTGGAGATTAATTGTCACGGCGGGATTGTTTCCGTGAATCGCGTGCTGCAGCATGTATTAAAAAATGGGGCAAGATTAGCGGAACCGGGCGAATTTACGAAACGGGCCTTTTTAAATGGACGGATTGATTTATCTCAGGCAGAAGCGGTTATGGATTTAATCAGAGCGAAAACAGACCGGGCGATGAACGTCGCGCTTGGTCAAATGGAAGGACGTTTATCCAAGCTGATTAGAAAACTGCGGCAGGAGATTTTAGAAGTTCTCGCCCATGTCGAAGTGAATATCGATTATCCAGAGTATGATGATGTCGAGGAAATGACTCATAAGATGCTTCTTGAAAAGGCTCAGTTTGTTCAGGAAGAAATTAAAAAACTGTTACAAACATCAGAGCAGGGGAAAATTTTACGAGAGGGACTATCTACTGTCATTGTGGGACGGCCAAATGTAGGTAAGTCATCGTTATTAAATAGTCTTGTTCATGAAAACAAGGCGATTGTAACCGACATTCCAGGGACAACACGTGATGTCATTGAGGAATATGTCAATGTCCGCGGTGTGCCGCTAAGACTGTTAGACACGGCAGGGATCAGGGAAACAGAGGATATCGTGGAACGGATTGGGGTTGAACGTTCTCGTCAAGTGTTAAAAGAAGCTGATTTAATTTTGCTTGTGTTAAATTACTCAGACCAGTTAACTGTTGAGGATGAAAATCTCTTTGAGGTTGTTAAAGGGATGGATGTCATTGTCATTGTCAATAAAACCGACCTGCCGCAGCAAATTAATATGGAACGTGTTAATGAACTTGCTAAAGAACATAAACTTGTTACCACCTCATTGCTCGAGGACCTTGGAGTTGATGAGCTCGAGGAGTCAATTGCTTCATTATTCTTTGCCGGATCAATTGATAGTGGGGATATGACATATGTTTCAAACAGCCGTCACATTGCCTTATTAAATCAAAGCCTTCATACGATTGAGGAAGCGATTCAAGGGGTGGAAATGGGAACGCCGATTGATATCGTGCAAATAGATTTAACAAGGACATGGGAAATGCTTGGTGAAATCATTGGTGACAGTGTCCATGAAAGTCTTATTGATCAGTTATTCTCACAGTTCTGTTTAGGAAAATAG